TTCGGTCGTGATCCTTTAACGATGGATTATCCCATGCTGATTTGCCGTGCCGGATGATATACAATGTTTTCATGGGGTAAAGATATGAAAAACACATTTACTCCGTTACTTCTGAAAATCAATATCATTATCCAGATAGTTACTCATACCTCAACACCTCTATCGGATTCCTGCGGGCTGCTGAATAGGCTTGGAAGATAATGGTGGCAATGGCCAAAAAATAGGATAATAAGGCAGCCAGTACAAATATCCACCACGAAATATTGATCCGTGTGGCAAAGCCCGATAACCAATCGTTCATAAAATACCAAGCCAATGGCCAGGCAACAACATTCGCAAACAATACCAATTTTGTAAAGCTCCAGGTCATTTTTGCCACAATAAGATTTATGGACGCTCCCATGGCTTTTCGGATGGCAATTTCCTTCATGCGTTCCTGGGTTGCATAAGAAGCCAAACCATATAATCCCAAAGCAGTAACTAATAAAATAAGTACTGTAAGTATTGACATTAGTTGACGGGTTTGGCCTTCTTGTTTATAATAAGTTTTGTAACGCTCCGCAAAGAAGTAGTATTCAAAGGGGGTGTTTCGCTCCCAGGTATTATTGTTCCAGGCCTTTTCAATTTCCGTAATCGGCGGCTCTGCTCCTGCTTTAATTCTTATAGCCAAATTCTGCGGCCTCATTCTAAAATGTCCACCGGCCATACAAATAATTAAAGGATTAATTTCTTCTTGAAGGGTTTGAAAATGATAATCTTCGATGATGCCAATCACGTGATAATCCCTATTACCAGCATTCAATTTGCGATTCAGGGTATCGCCCCAGTTCAAGAATTCGGCTGCTTTACGATTGATCACAACCGCACTTGAATCGGTTAAAAACTCTTTACTAAAGTATCGACCCGCATGAAGACCGATTTTCATGGTTTTCAAAAAATCTTCATCTGTCACATGTACAGTAAGCAAAGTAGTCTCTTTCCCTTCAGGGGTCCATTGCTGTGAATTTCCTGCCCCACGACTTGGCATTCGGCTTGTAAAACTGGCACTTTCAATAGTAGGTATTTTACTTAATTCGGCTTTAAAAAGATCGGGGTTTTTTATACTTGCTGCCATCGTCACTACCATTAAATTATCTTTATTGTAACCAAGCTTTTTGGTATATAAAAGATCTGTTTGCTTAACAACAACAATCAAACTTATGATTAAAGCAATTGACATAGTGAATTGAATCAGTACCAATGCATTACGTAAATTTAGCCCTTTCCCCTTTTTGTTAATATTGCCTTTTAAAACTTTTACCGGAATGTAAGATGAAAGCACAAAAGCAGGATATAGTCCAGATATAAAACCGACGATTATACCCAAAGCCAATAAAGCCGGAAGCACAACAAAATTGTCGAAGTAATGGATACTTAACTTGGCATCGATAAAAAGTGATAAAAATGGTAAAAGCGCCTCAACGATTCCCATCCCTATAATCAATGCTAAAAAACTCATAAACATTGATTCTCGGGTAAATTGGCTAATCAGGTTCGATCGATAAGCTCCAACAACCTTTCTAATGCCTACTTCTTTAGCTCTTTGAGCCGCTTTTGCAGTACTTAAATTCATGTAATTGATACAGGCAATGATCAATAGGAATATTGCAACGATCCCAAATCCAATCAGGTAAATGCCGTTTCCCCACAATTTCAGGTAAACATCACTCATGGAGAACAAATGATATTCCCAGCGGTTCCCGTCAGCAAGCCAGCTTTCGAAATCCTTACCCCTTATCGTTTGGATTTTGCTTTTTAACAAATCCGGAAATTTGTGCTCCAGTTCAATTGGATTTGCACCTTCTTTTAAAACCAAAAAGTTATAGAAGTTGTTATTTTGCCATTCAGGATCATTATACCATCCATCCCAAATATATATTGAAAAAATCATCTTGAATCCAAAGCTCACATTTTCAGGGAGATCTTTGATTATGCCCGTAACTTTAAAATTCTCATCCATGAGATTGAGCGTTTCGCCAAATGCATCTTTTTCTCCAAAATATTTTTTAGCTGTACTTTCTGTTAATACAACAGAAAATGGCTCTATCAAAGCTTTTCGTGGGTCACCTGCAATAAACTCATGCGTAAATACTTTGAAAAAAGAGGAATCGGCAGCTGCGATACTTCTCTCATTAAAATAAGTATCTCCAATCCTTACATATTGCGATATGCCAAAAATGGTCTGAGTAGCATCTTCAACTTCAGGATAAGAACTTTTAACCGCCTCAACAAAAGTTGCCGTGGTCGACTCTTGGTTTTCAATAAAATAATCAGCAAAATTTATGGTAACAGTGGCAAGGTAAGTACGATCCCTCTTTTCATGAACAGAATCATAGCTTAGTTCATAATTAACATAGACAATGGTTAATACAAAACAAGCCAATCCAATAGCCAGTCCCAAAACATTGATGATGGAAAAAGCAGGTTTTTTATAAAAATTCCTAAGCGCGATTTTTAAACTGTTACTGATCATCTTTTCAAATTTAAGGTTTTCGATCACATCATAGGCTAAAGATATGCCATGATTTTTATTTTATTAATTATTAGCACTTTAACACAGAATAATTTAACAGGCAATAATTCAATTGTTCGTTTTGGGGCAAGGCTTTGTTCGGTTTAAGACAAAATAACTTATCTTTGAAAAAAATCCCTTTGATGAATAAATACGAAGGAAATATTTTAATCATCGACGATGACCCGGATGTATTGGATTCGGCTAAAATGTTTTTGGATGAATATTTCACAAAAATCGAGATCATTCAATCGCCCAAACAAATTCACGAAATACTGAAAAAACAATCAATCGATGTGATTTTGCTCGATATGAATTTTCAGAAGGGTGCAAATGATGGAAAAGAAGGGATTTATTGGTTAAATTATATTCGGGAAATTAGCCCTGAAACTACGATTATTTTAATGACCGCTTTTGGCGATATTAATTTGGCGGTGGAAGTAATGAAATTGGGAGCTTTTGATTTCATTCAAAAACCATGGAATAATTCAAAATTATTGGCTACGGTTTCTGCCGCTAACAAACATCGT
This DNA window, taken from Bacteroidota bacterium, encodes the following:
- a CDS encoding ABC transporter permease, translated to MISNSLKIALRNFYKKPAFSIINVLGLAIGLACFVLTIVYVNYELSYDSVHEKRDRTYLATVTINFADYFIENQESTTATFVEAVKSSYPEVEDATQTIFGISQYVRIGDTYFNERSIAAADSSFFKVFTHEFIAGDPRKALIEPFSVVLTESTAKKYFGEKDAFGETLNLMDENFKVTGIIKDLPENVSFGFKMIFSIYIWDGWYNDPEWQNNNFYNFLVLKEGANPIELEHKFPDLLKSKIQTIRGKDFESWLADGNRWEYHLFSMSDVYLKLWGNGIYLIGFGIVAIFLLIIACINYMNLSTAKAAQRAKEVGIRKVVGAYRSNLISQFTRESMFMSFLALIIGMGIVEALLPFLSLFIDAKLSIHYFDNFVVLPALLALGIIVGFISGLYPAFVLSSYIPVKVLKGNINKKGKGLNLRNALVLIQFTMSIALIISLIVVVKQTDLLYTKKLGYNKDNLMVVTMAASIKNPDLFKAELSKIPTIESASFTSRMPSRGAGNSQQWTPEGKETTLLTVHVTDEDFLKTMKIGLHAGRYFSKEFLTDSSAVVINRKAAEFLNWGDTLNRKLNAGNRDYHVIGIIEDYHFQTLQEEINPLIICMAGGHFRMRPQNLAIRIKAGAEPPITEIEKAWNNNTWERNTPFEYYFFAERYKTYYKQEGQTRQLMSILTVLILLVTALGLYGLASYATQERMKEIAIRKAMGASINLIVAKMTWSFTKLVLFANVVAWPLAWYFMNDWLSGFATRINISWWIFVLAALLSYFLAIATIIFQAYSAARRNPIEVLRYE